The window GACAATTTATGTGCTTGGGGACCCTGCGTATTACCAGCGTTTCGGTTTTGCACCGGTAGATCAGCCTGTCTGTCCGTTCGCCAGGAAAAAAGACCACTTTATGGCCAAAGGTGAAAAAGTGACCGAAGAGTTCACCATCGGCTATGAGCCGGAATTTCTGAACAGCTGAGGTCTGCCCGGCATACTTCTTATTCTATTTTACTGCTCTTGCGGCTTCCCTTTTCCTTCCGCAATTTATCACGCTCTTCCCGCTCTTTGGCACCTATCTCCGTCTCAGTCAGACGATTCCCCACAAGTCGCAACTTGCGGGGAATAACGCGGTCTACCACAGCATCGCAATTACAGGCAATATGATCAGCGCACTCCACGATCTCGTAACATGTCGCAAACCTTAACAATTTCTTCACGCCGGGGATGGATATTCCCTGATCGTGAATAGCAGAACGCAGGCAGGTAATCCATTGCAGGTCGTTGGCCGAGAAGATCCGCCGCTGGCCCTGTCGATGGGGCTGAATGAGCCCTTCATCCTCATAAATTCTCAAAGTCCGTGGATGAACCCCGAGCAGCTTCGAGGCCACCCCTATCGGGTAGATCGGCTCATCGTTTCTTATTGGCTCCGGTTCGTTCTTTACAGCCCGGTTTCGTTTCTTTTCGGCAACCATAGTACCATCAGGTAGAATTTAAAATTCTCGCCCCTGTGAATCATATACCCGTCACCCCTGACTTCGCACCAGAATTGAACAGACCTTACAAAGTTTTAATTCATAATTCCGATTCATT of the Desulfosediminicola ganghwensis genome contains:
- a CDS encoding MerR family transcriptional regulator, whose amino-acid sequence is MVAEKKRNRAVKNEPEPIRNDEPIYPIGVASKLLGVHPRTLRIYEDEGLIQPHRQGQRRIFSANDLQWITCLRSAIHDQGISIPGVKKLLRFATCYEIVECADHIACNCDAVVDRVIPRKLRLVGNRLTETEIGAKEREERDKLRKEKGSRKSSKIE